Proteins encoded within one genomic window of Arachis ipaensis cultivar K30076 chromosome B08, Araip1.1, whole genome shotgun sequence:
- the LOC110265743 gene encoding uncharacterized protein LOC110265743, with the protein MNLSLAYKQRKPKGYWDNLENLQHEISRFQRSWGMDPSFMPSKKSFERAGRYDIARALEKWGGLHEVSRLLSLKVRQHRSRQDDTLVEKGKRVDNVDDGDLETPSKPCIYQDTHKWLTKLRQLDINWFE; encoded by the exons ATGAATCTTTCCTTGGCTTACAAACAACGAAAACCAAAGGGTTACTGGGACAATCTCGAAAATCTGCAGCACGAG ATAAGTAGATTTCAAAGGAGTTGGGGAATGGATCCTTCATTTATGCCAAGCAAAAAGTCATTTGAACGTGCAG GTCGGTACGATATTGCTCGTGCACTAGAAAAATGGGGTGGACTTCACGAGGTTTCTCGGCTTCTGTCCCTGAAGGTGAGACAACATCGAAGCCGACAGGATGACACCCTTGTTGAGAAGGGTAAGAGAGTTGATAATGTAGATGATGGTGATTTGGAAACACCATCTAAACCATGTATATACCAAGATACACATAAGTGGCTTACAAAACTAAGACAGTTGGACATAAATTGGTTTGAATAA
- the LOC107611569 gene encoding uncharacterized protein LOC107611569: protein MLTQKYLKYGKEFLYAATELRPDYGVNRQLIELLSVCAPSPEKKLNLLKEIVVEHEIEWDLAASETEFFKKHEDLLNGPTQFVGSNVPPPEEKQDEESDTAPDTFNKEQPDLIPIQTYWTSLMCLRYRSSQMQILPQLQLFHLLKLIFVHLATLEISQM, encoded by the exons atgctt ACTCAAAAATATCTTAAATATGGGAAGGAATTTTTATATGCTGCTACTGAACTCAGGCCGGACTATGGTGTTAATCGCCAG TTAATAGAGCTGCTGTCGGTTTGTGCTCCATCACCTGAAAAGAAACTGAACCTTTTAAAAGAAATTGTTGTTGAGCATGAGATAGAATGGGATCTGGCTGCTTCAGAAACTGAGTTCTTTAAGAAACACGAGGACTTGCTG AATGGCCCCACACAATTTGTTGGGTCAAACGTGCCACCACCTGAAGAAAAACAAGATGAAGAGTCAGACACTGCTCCTGATACATTCAATAAAGAACAACCTGATCTGATTCCGATTCAGACATATTGGACTTCCTTGATGTGCCTAAGGTATCGGTCCAGCCAAATGCAAATATTGCCACAGCTCCAGTTGTTCCACCTCCTGAAGTTAATCTTCGTTCATCTAGCTACTCTGGAGATATCCCAGATGTAA